In a genomic window of Lathamus discolor isolate bLatDis1 chromosome 4, bLatDis1.hap1, whole genome shotgun sequence:
- the SON gene encoding protein SON isoform X3, which translates to MATNIEEIFRSFVVNKFREIQEEQQQHGGGKVEGQPNGDTIPAEQANPSDDTVAGAGSRQNDQIVQKIEEVLSGALDTELQCKSDVDKNTVKNSSQPTKRSSTAEDEIPRKKSKKNKKHKSKKKKKKKKKRKKEKKHKKQPKEAKLSARHGDRGDSQPASQLIPEKSSSKLSVQHGGFEGANLAVHTQPELCLQTSEELDRQALGLVSHSGTDSQQSTENLGSEKGTLFATNPPFTLEGSQSDIQGDASIAQTRICTREEQIKQSHDNIYPIATNVSEKGVLVDTGSDTSSSILYKVANKSDIQKDSTVTLASEEVVEALKGSEVILKSKGTGEVKALDTALESESMEVLTYSETFLPSVAQGGAKEMEATSESVYSASNVTTVPKFANQADVSTVNVAHMSVAMEEVRIPEATEKSLPMGNVERSLELGGMSSTLEPALKLSVTPDNLRVMQASPIEGSSVLKADMSLQHPYKVSAATAVTQMEIKSANMAQGPGAVTEVKDIEPARSSGHTENVKTLEEALQPVAVGKPESLETILKPVGVAAKDVTAAQEHLQAEVKYVEGTTGAATVLNASGVFLQPNILTDSRSVERTQESTLPAELTHVNVVAEVEGLRSTLEPVVQTFAPQTVPEIQMVEGFKGPQATTEVAALTGVKMRETSQAALQLEHTNASKISESTFKPVAVTAKDSEGISLLRPQEELRESRYEGESSVRGPLSLQKEGVSGLGGVLRPVAVVETETLKTISPSLQMEGVKASEAVHCGTVARGLAATVVSTGSEINLESMTVEAGSDASLAMRVEASPGFPALEETPERPPESMGLRVSMEAVRESDALAGMMCLKTTADREPKQTEAVAEPLSANKTENYISQSQVMAHTRMPQPDTVGEIKDSELATSSATGEVRDLDNLKVAVAEVKDVEARSKTSHLTQMKNLEMVVGFETRALMEGMGRTLASEVVREMRYSEVAPEDSNKAEARSEEAVLEPLQTVMVQTSETSSKSIQEQAVGQSEAVLERLPRVEEKTMASEMVTEVSNLRGTLESKISTDVRTQGPTVEYIIATRKTSSQKNEPSLSDVKYLEEASEMEKAVNAEYLEAASETGELRLESMKESATVDVKGSETVEAPEVHMDIQGNLGAMNVLEHFSAAVPESLHTEKQENLQTIPEAKAATEWKSTEEASEILTAAEVKSSEAGPKLGDMEHLETSLEREVASEVRYAEGVQCQQVDDVRAPGQAQEYEMLVEKKNAEQSQIFEPFAAETAISSSHAADEKETSESEITRDAKQLEAAPADVAETKGLETVSLTDTVVELKDAEAAVELEAETQDLEAASVPETVAEAEPVPVAEAGQAEVIPQAEVVKEATPERDSEKRDSETSDVQPDVAARMKETLMRLEKVVEKSSHRSSDKKHDAKKQKRSRSKSQSRSRKRKKKSRSRSTSRRLTSKRARSRSRNYSDSRKKHSKSRSRSAEKRERRVSSRRSRRRRSRSSDHYRSKSRSAEKRGSRLSRRRRSRSSDRYRSKSRSVEKRLSSRRSRRRRSRSSDRYRSKSRSVEKRLSSRRSGRRRSRSSDRYRSKSRSVEKRLSSRRSGRRRSRSSDRYRSKSRSVEKRLSSRRSGRRRSRSSDRYRSKSRSVEKRLSSRRSGRRRSRSSDRYRSKSRSVEKRGSRLSSWRSRRRRSGSSDRSKSRSRSSEKRGGKEYSWRFRHRGSGSSDRSKSRSRSVEKRGRKASLRRSKRQRSKSSDRYKSRSRSVEKRDRKQSSRKSKRQRSKSSDRYKSRSKSVEKKKESSRKSKRRRSKSSERYKSRSRSVEKKRKESSKKSKRKRSKSSDSVKSRSKSVEKRGSKLSSMKCSSKGLESSECQDSTQCLEEGEIIEQSSASEDSPRKSSNGPMSVALSDERVNGPELPPAFDSGFSKTSDSLESSSSSVKETAGLQPSVVSEFDSSRIPDDQERSQVQELSVTPGNGSAEKAVALESSQPELTCSTSKSRSSSVEKRDPETTSVTEFQLSASHEDESRSTSVKEIEGPESLLTLESGCSVSSDDYKTTSLASGRTEVQGSLMSESVLSGLSDGHELRHTPVEKTEPQNILQVCESESTKLADIPESRSLSSEAGEAQNSFLTPEVPCSASPDACESASLPVEKGQMEEPSLASDSGCFRSPDAHESGSSFNAQTEELLLMSESGSFRSPDGNEQRSLSVEKVKAPDVSLQVGCGRVEILDDLVSASSFGKVQEAVLTTVGQSCKFSGVHESRSSVDKDGLTLPQVLEIECSEPSEMRESRYLPAGKIEGAGSVLMSRSGIPMCHDGHKTKHNYFEKTEGAELLLASELRCSVCPEGYELTSSAVEKMEMQRLESGFSKSADVCEALSTPMEKLQAPVASLTSEGGHFLLPDSHELRPVPAEEVEVLKSSELKCTVSPDDHKLRSVYHEEIQVQEPPLIVESRCSVLSDGDELTSTSYEKVEVEEPSQLSANEYTIGMDGPELTSTPAEKTELRELYRMSKERCSVSVESEELRTPLVEKIEVQKPALTSENEYAVSWEGQMTSSSPEKAEIQEASVVPDSEHAVSSEEHELLSSLAEKTEIQECSLLSENEYVVSPHSQEVAASPAEKEVQEPSLTSDSGYAVFPEGQGLQFTCAEKAVVQGLSLILDSQYVASPEGQELHSAVTEKTEGQECSLLTENEYDVSPQPCDLRSSPVEKEEMEEPSETSESESSMSTDSQELQSAAVGKTEVQELSLSEGECTMSPGGQELQSSPAEKVEAKEPSLTSENEHVLSPQECESRLTGAEKTEDMNSSLISESDNLLSFEGQGVRFTAVQKADVRELSSAPENERVVSPYGQELRFSAVGKEGGFEVSTLNDSISMSPDDLKVIPAEKMDDAMPSLIPESASSMSPDGYSVKSGPGEETGDLEPSLISERRHSTSSYQESHELKSPMEEEGLESSLTPEHRRSVSPEGHDGKSIVDEEMDDREPSLTSEHRRSTSPDEHESRSSIGEEAEYLEQPLTTERRCSVSSDEHESRSTAGEEAEDAEPSLTAERRDSTSSDEHESRSTAGEDAEDGEPSLTAERRHSTSSDDRESRSTTGEEETEDLEPSTAEHRRSLSPDGRESRSTTGEEAEDRECSPTVQRRHSTSSDESESRSTAGEDVDDVEPSLTAERRDSTSSDDHESRSTTGEEAEDVEPSLTTEHRRSTSPDGRESRSTTGEEVDDVEPSLAAERRDSTSSDEHESRSTTGEEGEDGEPSLGDEDKQDSMPLERSEEQDSSFVPESRRSESSEREKSRSRSLDKMSDKESSRRSMSRHSKSPTHRKSRSTSVEKVADRESSRRSRRRRSRSTAHPKSRSTSVEKTTDKESSRRSRRRRSRSTARQRSQSTSVEKVADKESSRRSRRRRSRSTARQRSRSKSVEKTADKESSRRSRSRRSRSSQRRSQRYDTESRSRRNRSRSVTRRRASRSKSNRRSRSSSLSRSRHRRRSRSRSASRRRRSLSRDRRKRSQRNRSRSTDRRRRRSDSRDRRISLRLRSRSRTPIRQRRSRSRGRRRSSSRSPIRLRRSRSSGRRRYSRSPDRRRSRSSEFSNRSPKRLTDLDKAQLLEIAKANAAAMCAKSGVPLPPSLMPLLSQKKDDKANQKSSRDTLKELTEKCKKIAQSTDDVIVNKPHVSDEEEEERPFYNHPFKLSEPKPIFFNLSTPSIKPAPPPQPKNQVSLSKEFPVSSGSQHRKKEADSVYGEWVPVEKGKEDSKDDVFPKPSIEGVDITTAMNDRAIAQKRLNENTFDLEAMCMLNRAQEQIDAWAQSNSIPGQFTGSTGAQILSSDELTNSGPQAWIRKDQFLRAAPVTGGMGAQLMRKMGWREGEGLGKNKEGSVEPIMVDFKTDRKGLVAVGEKAQKRSGHYVVMKDLSGKHPVSALMEICNKRRWSPPEFVLVDDSGPDHRKHFIFKSRVGLGGALQLAPQPMLQDVLALGRRHALEGTAGSQQWIPWDSRCQGLYSPRIM; encoded by the exons ATGGCGACTAATATCGAGGAGATCTTTCGGTCCTTTGTGGTTAACAAATTCCGGGAGAtccaggaagagcagcagcagcacggcGG TGGAAAGGTAGAAGGCCAGCCCAATGGTGACACAATCCCAGCTGAGCAAGCCAACCCTTCAGATGACACTGTTGCTGGTGCTGGGAGTCGTCAGAATGATCAGATAGTGCAGAAAATAGAGGAAGTGCTCTCTGGAGCCCTTGATACAGAGCTGCAGTGCAAATCAg ATGTAGacaaaaatactgtgaaaaataGTTCTCAGCCTACAAAAAGAAGCTCTACTGCTGAAGATGAAATTCCTaggaaaaaatcaaagaagaacaagaagcacaaaagcaagaagaagaagaaaaagaagaagaaaaggaagaaagagaaaaagcataaaaagcagCCAAAGGAGGCAAAGCTGAGTGCACGTCATGGAGACCGTGGGGACTCACAGCCTGCTTCTCAGTTAATACCAGAGAAATCAAGCTCCAAATTGAGTGTACAGCATGGAGGATTTGAAGGTGCAAATCTGGCTGTCCATACACAGCCAGAACTGTGCTTACAAACAAGTGAGGAGCTTGATAGACAAGCTTTAGGGCTTGTTTCTCATTCAGGAACTGATTCTCAGCAATCTACAGAAAATCTTGGAAGTGAGAAGGGGACTTTGTTTGCAACAAATCCTCCATTTACTTTAGAAGGCAGTCAGTCTGATATCCAAGGAGATGCTAGTATAGCTCAAACTAGAATTTGCACTAGAGAAGAACAAATTAAACAGTCTCATGACAATATTTATCCTATAGCTACTAATGTGAGTGAAAAGGGTGTTCTTGTTGATACTGGAAGTGATACTTCGTCTAGCATCCTGTACAAAGTCGCCAATAAATCTGACATACAGAAGGATTCAACAGTAACTCTAGCTTCAGAAGAGGTAGTTGAGGCACTAAAAGGTTCAGAAGTTATTCTGAAATCTAAAGGCACTGGGGAAGTAAAAGCTTTGGATACAGCTCTTGAGTCTGAGTCTATGGAGGTGTTGACATACTCAGAAACATTTCTACCATCTGTGGCACAGGGGGGAgcaaaagaaatggaagcaacTTCGGAATCTGTGTATTCAGCAAGTAATGTAACAACTGTTCCTAAATTTGCAAATCAGGCAGATGTGAGTACTGTGAATGTAGCTCACATGTCTGTGGCCATGGAAGAAGTGAGAATTCCAGAAGCGACTGAAAAATCTCTGCCTATGGGAAATGTGGAAAGATCTTTGGAATTAGGAGGTATGAGCAGTACTTTGGAGCCAGCCCTGAAACTCTCAGTTACACCTGATAACTTGAGAGTGATGCAGGCCAGTCCCATCGAGGGTTCAAGTGTCTTGAAGGCAGATATGTCTTTGCAACATCCTTATAAAGTATCTGCAGCGACTGCTGTGACCcagatggaaataaaaagtGCCAATATGGCCCAGGGACCAGGAGCTGTTACAGAAGTGAAGGATATTGAACCAGCTAGAAGCTCTGGACATACGGAAAATGTGAAAACTTTGGAAGAAGCTTTGCAGCCAGTTGCTGTAGGAAAGCCCGAAAGTTTGGAAACAATCCTGAAACCTGTGGGTGTTGCAGCAAAAGACGTCACAGCAGCTCAAGAACATCTGCAAGCTGAAGTAAAATATGTGGAAGGTACCACTGGTGCTGCCACAGTGCTGAATGCATCAGGAGTGTTCCTACAGCCTAACATCTTGACAGATTCAAGAAGTGTGGAGAGAACCCAGGAATCTACCCTTCCAGCAGAACTGACACATGTGAATGTGGTTGCAGAGGTAGAGGGTTTAAGATCAACTTTAGAACCTGTTGTCCAGACCTTTGCTCCCCAGACAGTTCCAGAAATCCAGATGGTGGAGGGTTTTAAAGGTCCGCAAGCAACTACAGAAGTTGCAGCACTAACAGGAGTAAAAATGCGAGAAACAAGtcaagctgctctgcagctggaaCATACTAATGCTTCAAAAATTTCAGAATCTACTTTCAAGCCTGTTGCTGTAACAGCAAAAGATTCAGAAGGTATTTCATTACTGAGACCACAAGAGGAGCTGAGAGAATCAAGGTATGAGGGTGAATCAAGTGTGAGAGGTCCCCTGTCTTTGCAGAAAGAAGGTGTGAGTGGCCTAGGAGGAGTCCTAAGACCTGTGGCTGTGGTGGAAACAGAAACTTTGAAAACAATTTCACCATCTTTGCAAATGGAAGGTGTAAAGGCTTCCGAAGCTGTGCATTGTGGGACTGTGGCCAGAGGTTTAGCAGCAACAGTGGTGTCAACAGGTTCAGAGATAAATCTTGAGAGTATGACAGTAGAGGCAGGCTCGGATGCCAGTCTGGCTATGAGAGTGGAAGCAAGTCCAGGGTTTCCTGCCTTGGAAGAAACACCGGAAAGGCCTCCTGAATCTATGGGTTTACGTGTAAGCATGGAAGCAGTTAGAGAGTCTGACGCGTTAGCAGGAATGATGTGTTTGAAAACCACAGCAGATAGAGAACCAAAACAGACAGAAGCAGTTGCAGAACCTCTTAGtgcaaacaaaacagagaattaCATTTCACAGTCTCAGGTCATGGCGCATACAAGAATGCCACAGCCTGATACAGTAGGGGAGATAAAGGATTCTGAACTAGCTACCAGTTCTGCCACCGGAGAAGTGAGGGATTTAGACAACTTGAAAGTTGCAGTTGCAGAGGTAAAAGATGTGGAAGCGAGATCAAAAACTTCACACTTAACACAGATGAAAAATTTGGAAATGGTTGTGGGATTTGAAACAAGGGCCCTAATGGAAGGCATGGGAAGGACATTGGCATCTGAGGTGGTTAGGGAAATGAGGTATTCTGAAGTTGCTCCAGAAGATTCAAACAAAGCAGAGGCAAGGAGTGAAGAAGCAGTATTAGAACCTCTGCAAACAGTGATGGTGCAGACTTCAGAAACAAGTTCAAAATCTATACAGGAACAAGCAGTAGGTCAATCAGAAGCAGTATTAGAGCGTTTGCCCAGAGTGGAAGAAAAAACTATGGCATCAGAAATGGTGACAGAAGTAAGCAACTTAAGAGGAACTTTGGAATCTAAGATTTCGACAGATGTGAGAACTCAGGGACCTACTGTAGAATATATAATTGCAACAAGGAAGACAAGCTCACAGAAAAATGAGCCCTCGCTTAGTGATGTCAAATATTTGGAAGAAGCTTCAGAAATGGAGAAAGCAGTGAATGCAGAATATTTGGAGGCAGCATCAGAAACTGGAGAACTGAGGTTGGAAAGTATGAAAGAGTCTGCAACAGTAGACGTGAAAGGTTCTGAAACAGTCGAAGCGCCTGAGGTACACATGGATATCCAGGGAAATCTGGGGGCGATGAATGTTTTAGAACATTTTTCAGCAGCTGTTCCAGAATCTTTGCAtactgaaaagcaagaaaatctgCAAACCATTCCAGAAGCAAAAGCTGCTACAGAATGGAAGAGTACAGAAGAAGCTTCAGAAATCCTGACTGCTGCTGAAGTGAAATCTTCTGAAGCAGGTCCAAAACTAGGGGACATGGAACATTTGGAAACATCACTGGAACGTGAAGTGGCATCAGAAGTACGATATGCAGAAGGAGTGCAGTGTCAGCAGGTGGACGATGTGAGAGCTCCAGGTCAAGCTCAGGAATATGAGATGCTAGTTGAGAAGAAGAATGCAGAGCAAAGTCAAATATTTGAGCCTtttgcagcagaaacagcaatCAGCTCTTCACATGCAGCAGATGAAAAAGAGACCTCTGAATCTGAAATAACCAGAGATGCAAAACAGTTGGAAGCAGCTCCAGCTGATGTGGCAGAAACAAAAGGTTTGGAAACAGTTTCTCTTACCGACACTGTTGTAGAGCTGAAagatgcagaagcagctgtggaGTTGGAGGCAGAGACACAAGATTTGGAAGCAGCTTCAGTACCTGAGACCGTTGCAGAAGCAGAGCCAGTACCTGTGGCAGAGGCAGGCCAGGCGGAAGTCATTCCACAGGCTGAGGTCGTCAAAGAAGCAACTCCAGAACGGGATTCagagaaaagagattcagaaacATCTGATGTACAGCCTGATGTGGCGGCACGAATGAAGGAGACTCTGATGAGACTCGAGAAAGTTGTTGAAAAAAGTAGCCATAGAAGCAGTGATAAAAAACATgatgcaaagaaacaaaaaaggagtCGCTCCAAATCTCAGTCCAGGTCTAGGAAGCGGAAGAAAAAATCAAGGTCACGTTCCACTTCTAGGCGTTTGACCTCTAAAAGAGCACGTTCTAGGAGCAGAAACTATTCagattccagaaaaaaacattccaaATCTAGATCCCGATCTGcggagaagagagagagaagagtgTCTTCCCGGAGGTCTAGGCGCAGACGTTCCAGGTCATCTGACCACTACAGGTCTAAATCGAGATCAGCAGAGAAGAGAGGGAGCAGATTGTCCAGACGCAGACGTTCCAGGTCATCTGATCGCTACAGGTCTAAATCCAGATCAGTGGAAAAAAGACTGTCCTCCCGAAGGTCCAGACGCAGACGTTCCAGGTCGTCTGACCGCTACAGGTCTAAGTCCAGGTCAGTGGAAAAGAGACTGTCTTCTCGAAGGTCTGGGCGAAGACGTTCCAGATCTTCTGACCGCTACAGGTCTAAGTCCAGGTCAGTGGAAAAGCGACTGTCCTCCCGAAGGTCTGGGCGAAGACGTTCCAGGTCATCTGACCGTTACAGGTCTAAGTCCAGGTCAGTGGAAAAGAGGCTGTCCTCCCGAAGGTCTGGGCGCAGACGTTCCAGGTCTTCTGACCGCTACAGGTCTAAGTCCAGGTCAGTGGAAAAGAGACTGTCCTCCCGAAGGTCTGGGCGCAGACGTTCCAGGTCTTCTGACCGCTACAGGTCTAAGTCACGGTCAGTGGAAAAGAGAGGGAGCAGGTTGTCCTCCTGGAGATCCCGCCGCAGACGTTCCGGGTCTTCTGACCGTTCTAAATCTAGATCCAGGTCTTCAGAAAAGAGAGGAGGCAAAGAATACTCATGGAGATTCAGACACAGAGGATCTGGTTCCTCTGATCGTTCAAAATCTAGGTCAAGATCTGTTGAGAAGAGAGGTCGGAAGGCATCTCTACGGAGATCTAAACGTCAGCGCTCAAAGTCCTCTGACCGTTACAAGTCTCGATCCAGATCAGTAGAAAAAAGAGATCGAAAGCAGTCTTCGCGGAAGTCTAAACGTCAGCGCTCGAAGTCCTCTGACCGTTACAAATCTAGATCtaaatcagtggaaaaaaagaaagagtccTCACGAAAATCTAAGCGTCGCCGCTCAAAGTCATCTGAACGTTACAAGTCTCGGTCTAGGTCTGTCGAAAAAAAGCGCAAGGAATCTTCAAAAAAATCCAAACGGAAACGTTCCAAGTCGTCTGATAGTGTTAAGTCAAGGTCAAAATCTGTAGAAAAAAGAGGGAGTAAGCTATCCTCAATGAAGTGTAGTAGCAAGGGTCTGGAATCTTCTGAATGTCAGGATTCAACCCAGTGTCTTGAAGAAGGAGAAATTATTGAACAGTCTTCTGCAAGTGAAGACAGTCCCCGCAAATCCTCTAATGGTCCCATGTCAGTAGCTTTGTCTGATGAAAGAGTAAATGGCCCAGAGCTGCCGCCAGCATTTGATAGTGGATTTTCCAAAACTTCTGATAGTCTTGAGAGCAGTTCCTCATCTGTTAAAGAAACGGCAGGTCTACAGCCTTCTGTGGTGTCCGAATTTGATAGCTCCAGAATCCCAGATGACCAGGAAAGATCACAGGTTCAAGAGCTTTCTGTGACACCTGGAAATGGATCAGCTGAAAAGGCAGTGGCTCTGGAGTCTTCACAGCCTGAACTTACATGCTCCACATCCAAGTCAAGATCCTCATCTGTTGAAAAAAGAGATCCAGAAACAACTTCGGTAACAGAATTTCAGCTGTCTGCATCCCATGAGGATGAGTCGAGATCTACCTCTGTCAAAGAAATAGAGGGTCCAGAGTCTCTTCTGACACTTGAAAGTGGATGCTCTGTGTCTTCAGATGACTACAAGACAACCTCCTTAGCCTCCGGAAGAACAGAGGTTCAGGGATCTTTGATGTCTGAAAGTGTACTCTCTGGCTTGTCTGATGGTCATGAGTTGAGACATACCCCAGTTGAAAAAACAGAGCCTCAGAACATTTTACAAGTATGTGAAAGTGAATCTACCAAGCTGGCTGACATCCCTGAGTCAAGGTCACTATCTTCTGAAGCAGGAGAGGCTCAAAATTCTTTTCTAACACCTGAAGTTCCATGCTCTGCATCCCCTGATGCTTGTGAGTCAGCCTCCTTGCCTGTTGAAAAGGGCCAGATGGAGGAGCCTTCTCTGGCTTCTGACAGTGGATGCTTCAGATCTCCTGATGCTCATGAATCCGGATCCAGCTTTAATGCGCAAACAGAGGAGCTTCTGTTGATGTCTGAAAGTGGGTCCTTCAGGTCACCTGATGGAAATGAACAAAGGTCTTTATCTGTTGAAAAAGTCAAGGCTCCAGATGTTTCCTTGCAAGTGGGATGCGGCCGTGTTGAGATCTTGGATGACCTTGTTTCAGCATCGTCATTTGGAAAAGTGCAGGAAGCTGTACTGACAACTGTAGGACAAAGCTGCAAGTTTTCTGGAGTTCATGAGTCCAGATCATCTGTTGACAAAGATGGTCTAACACTTCCACAAGTACTTGAAATTGAGTGCTCTGAACCTTCTGAAATGCGTGAATCGAGATACCTGCCTGCTGGAAAAATAGAGGGTGCAGGATCTGTATTGATGTCTAGAAGTGGAATTCCTATGTGCCATGATGgccataaaacaaaacacaattactttgagaaaacagaaggtGCAGAACTGTTGTTGGCATCTGAACTTAGGTGTTCTGTCTGCCCTGAAGGCTATGAATTGACATCCAGTGCAGTTGAAAAAATGGAGATGCAGAGGCTGGAAAGTGGATTCTCCAAGTCTGCTGATGTTTGTGAAGCATTAAGCACACCTATGGAAAAACTACAGGCCCCAGTGGCTTCGCTGACATCTGAAGGTGGGCATTTCCTGTTGCCTGATAGTCATGAACTGAGACCTGTCCCTGCAGAAGAAGTGGAGGTGCTAAAGTCATCTGAACTGAAATGCACTGTGTCCCCAGATGACCACAAGTTGAGATCTGTCTATCATGAAGAAATACAGGTGCAGGAGCCACCTCTGATAGTGGAAAGCAGATGTTCAGTTTTGTCTGATGGTGATGAGTTGACATCCACCTCTTATGAAAAAGTTGAGGTAGAGGAGCCTTCTCAGTTGTCTGCAAATGAATACACAATTGGGATGGATGGCCCAGAGTTGACATCAACGCCTGCTGAAAAAACAGAACTGCGAGAACTTTATCGGATGTCTAAAGAAAGATGCTCTGTGTCTGTTGAGAGTGAGGAGTTGCGGACACCCCTAGTTGAAAAGATAGAAGTGCAAAAGCCTGCTCTGACATCTGAAAATGAATATGCTGTGTCTTGGGAAGGCCAGATGACATCTAGCTCTCCTGAAAAGGCAGAGATACAGGAGGCTTCTGTAGTACCTGACAGTGAACATGCTGTGTCTTCTGAAGAACACGAATTGCTATCTTCCCTAGCTGAAAAAACAGAGATACAGGAGTGTTCTTTGCTGTCTGAAAATGAATATGTTGTATCACCTCACAGCCAGGAGGTggcagccagccctgctgaaAAAGAGGTGCAAGAGCCTTCTCTGACATCTGACAGTGGATATGCTGTCTTCCCTGAAGGCCAAGGATTACAGTTTACCTGTGCTGAAAAAGCAGTGGTGCAGGGACTTTCACTAATACTGGACAGTCAATATGTTGCATCCCCTGAGGGTCAGGAGTTGCACTCTGCTGTCACTGAAAAAACAGAGGGGCAGGAGTGTTCTCTGCTGACTGAAAATGAGTATGATGTGTCCCCTCAACCCTGTGATTTAAGATCCAGTCCtgttgaaaaagaagaaatggaggAACCTTCTGAAACATCTGAAAGTGAAAGTTCAATGTCCACTGATAGCCAAGAGCTGCAGTCTGCTGCTGTTGGAAAAACAGAGGTGCAGGAGTTGTCTTTGTCTGAAGGTGAATGTACCATGTCCCCTGGAGGTCAGGAGCTGCAGTCCAGCCCTGCTGAAAAAGTAGAGGCAAAGGAACCTTCTCTGACATCTGAAAATGAACATGTTCTGTCCCCTCAAGAATGTGAATCAAGGTTGACTGGTGCTGAGAAAACAGAGGATATGAATTCTTCTTTGATATCTGAAAGTGACAATCTTTTGTCTTTTGAGGGCCAGGGTGTAAGATTCACAGCTGTTCAGAAAGCAGATGTGCGGGAGCTTTCTTCAGCTCCTGAAAATGAACGTGTAGTATCTCCTTATGGCCAGGAGTTGAGATTCTCTGCTGTTGGAAAAGAAGGTGGTTTCGAAGTTTCGACGCTAAATGATAGCATTTCCATGTCCCCTGATGACTTGAAAGTCATCCCTGCTGAAAAAATGGATGATGCAATGCCATCTTTAATTCCTGAAAGTGCATCTTCCATGTCCCCTGATGGCTACAGTGTAAAATCTGGTCCTGGTGAAGAAACAGGAGATCTAGAGCCCTCTTTGATATCTGAACGTAGACATTCTACATCCTCATATCAGGAAAGCCATGAGCTGAAATCTCCCATGGAGGAAGAAGGTCTAGAGTCCTCTCTGACTCCTGAACATAGACGATCTGTGTCCCCTGAGGGCCATGACGGAAAATCTATCGTAGATGAAGAAATGGATGATCGGGAACCCTCTTTGACATCTGAACATAGGCGCTCCACATCCCCTGATGAGCATGAGTCAAGATCTAGCATTGGTGAAGAAGCAGAATATCTGGAGCAGCCTTTGACAACAGAACGTAGATGCTCTGTGTCATCTGATGAGCATGAGTCAAGGTCTACCGCTGGGGAAGAGGCAGAGGATGCAGAACCCTCCCTTACAGCTGAACGAAGAGACTCCACATCCTCTGATGAGCATGAGTCGAGGTCTACTGCTGGTGAAGATGCGGAAGATGGGGAGCCCTCTTTGACAGCTGAACGTAGACACTCCACATCCTCTGATGATCGTGAATCAAGGTCTACAACTGGtgaagaagaaacagaggaTTTAGAACCTTCGACAGCTGAACATAGACGCTCCCTGTCTCCTGATGGCCGTGAATCAAGGTCAACCACTGGTGAAGAAGCAGAGGACCGAGAGTGCTCTCCAACAGTTCAGCGTAGACACTCCACATCCTCAGATGAATCTGAATCAAGGTCTACTGCTGGTGAAGATGTGGATGATGTGGAGCCATCCTTGACAGCTGAACGAAGAGATTCCACATCATCAGATGATCATGAGTCAAGGTCTACCACCGGTGAAGAAGCAGAGGATGTGGAACCCTCTTTGACAACTGAACACAGACGTTCCACATCCCCTGATGGACGTGAATCGAGGTCTACCACTGGTGAAGAAGTGGATGATGTGGAGCCTTCTTTGGCAGCTGAACGAAGAGACTCCACGTCGTCAGATGAGCATGAGTCAAGGTCTACTACTGGGGAAGAAGGTGAGGATGGAGAGCCCTCTTTGGGAGATGAAGATAAACAAGATTCCATGCCTCTTGAGAGGTCGGAGGAACAGGACTCTTCCTTTGTACCTGAAAGTAGGCGTTCTGAGTCTTCTGAACGTGAAAAGTCCAGATCCAGATCTCTTGATAAAATGTCTGACAAAGAGTCTTCACGGAGATCCATGAGCAGACACTCAAAGTCTCCTACTCACCGAAAGAGTCGATCCACATCTGTTGAAAAAGTGGCAGACAGAGAATCTTCACGGAGATCTAGACGTAGGCGCTCCAGGTCTACTGCTCACCCGAAGAGTAGATCCACATCTGTTGAAAAAACAACAGACAAAGAATCTTCACGGAGGTCTAGACGTAGGCGCTCCAGGTCCACTGCTCGCCAAAGGAGTCAGTCAACATCAGTGGAAAAAGTGGCAGACAAAGAATCTTCACGGAGATCTAGACGTAGGCGCTCCAGGTCCACTGCTCGCCAAAGGAGTCGATCCAAATCTGTTGAAAAAACAGCAGACAAAGAATCTTCACGGAGATCTAGAAGCAGACGCTCCAGGTCTTCTCAGCGCAGATCCCAGAGATACGATACAGAATCTCGTTCTAGACGGAATCGATCCAGATCAGTAACACGGAGAAGAGCATCAAGATCAAAATCTAATCGTCGGTCTCGGTCTAGTTCCTTATCGCGTTCAAGGCATAGAAGGAGGAGTAGGTCACGGTCAGCATCAAGGCGACGGCGTTCTTTATCAAGAGACAGGCGTAAGAGATCGCAGAGAAACAGATCAAGATCTACTgatagaagaagaagaagatcGGATTCAAGAGATCGTAGAATATCACTCAGACTACGGAGCAGGAGTCGAACACCTATTCGTCAAAGGCGATCAAGGTCAAGAGGAAGAAGGCGGAGCTCTAGTAGGTCACCAATTCGGCTGCGGCGATCAAGATCTTCAGGGAGAAGAAGATACAGCAGATCACCTGATCGTCGTAGATCGAGGTCATCAGAATTTTCAAACAGGTCACCTAAACGTCTTACAGATTTGG acaAGGCCCAGCTACTCGAAATAGCCAAAGCTAATGCAGCTGCCATGTGTGCTAAGTCTGGTGTTCCCTTACCACCAAGCCTGATGCCTTTGTTATCTCAAAAGAAAGACGACAAAGCCAACCAGAAGTCATCAAGAGATACGCTAAAGGAGCTCACTGAG aaatgcaaaaagatTGCTCAGAGCACAGATGATGTGATAGTGAACAAACCTCATGTTTctgatgaagaggaggaagagcgtCCTTTCTATAATCATCCTTTTAAGCTCAGTGAACCCAAACCTATATTTTTCAATTTAAGT acTCCCAGCATAAAACCGGCACCACCTCCACAACCAAAAAATCAAGTCAGCCTTTCAAAGGAATTCCCTGTTTCATCTGGGTCTCAGCATaggaaaaaggaagcagatAGTGTCTATGGAGAATGGGTTCCAGttgaaaaaggcaaagaagaCAGCAAGGATGATGTTTTCCCCAAACCATCCATTGAG